From a region of the Lactuca sativa cultivar Salinas chromosome 4, Lsat_Salinas_v11, whole genome shotgun sequence genome:
- the LOC111896460 gene encoding uncharacterized protein LOC111896460, protein MAMFLMIIGHNQRYVIIKCRFQHSNQMIHKYFYEVLDKMMVFANDIIVPTSFNPNPNILGHNRRLQRIFKGAVGALDGTLLHVIVPLDKQHLYRGRGKGDCYQNVLVICDFNMIFMFVVVGWEGIAHDSRMFSEALTDRDAPFPFPPTDKYYLFDAAYTHNRGFMAPYHNVRKEGLSDEYFSQYNQVDISLQSNNVQDDDDEEEEEEEDDVDEVQPHRSARDQEYMVHLQDQIANQLMRNVE, encoded by the exons ATGGCGATGTTCTTGATGATAATTGGTCACAATCAACGTTATGTAATCATCAAATGTAGATTTCAACACTCAAATCAAAtgattcataagtatttttatgaAGTATTGGATAAAATGATGGTGTTCGCAAACGATATAATAGTACCAACTTCCTTCAATCCAAATCCAAACATTCTGGGACATAATAGGAGGTTACAAAGGATTTTCAAAGGAGCGGTTGGTGCACTTGATGGAACTTTGTTACATGTTATTGTCCCTCTCGACAAACAACATTTGTATAGAGGAAGAGGAAAAGGCGATTGTTATCAAAATGTATTGGTAATATGCGACTtcaatatgatttttatgtttgTCGTGGTTGGTTGGGAAGGGATAGCACATGATTCAAGAATGTTTTCTGAAGCTTTAACAGATCGAGATGCACCATTCCCATTTCCACCGACAG ATAAGTATTATCTTTTTGATGCTGCGTATACACACAACCGAGGATTTATGGCTCCTTACCATAATGTGCG AAAAGAGGGATTAAGTGATGAGTATTTTTCTCAATATAATCAAGTCGATATATCACTTCAAAGCAACAATGtacaagatgatgatgatgaggaggaggaggaggaggaggatgacGTGGATGAGGTACAACCACACAGAAGTGCAAGAGACCAGGAATATATGGTTCATCTACAAGATCAAATTGCTAACCAGTTAATGCGAAATGTAGAATGA
- the LOC128133401 gene encoding uncharacterized protein LOC128133401, translated as MLPGDGEMTSCYYMSFQEYVYGEGKAVPSSVRDHFRRKDESSSSMSSSGRSHGRDRGSGKHNLDEVLKRLHVLEQHVFMNRQPTEVVQDEVMNKNNTTENVFGDIQDDKVLEERNDYAGNKFDDDVFDVNNYSEVKEVLIVTLIYLLFLVD; from the exons atgttaccgggtgatggtgagatgacatcttgttattatatgtcatttcaagagtatgtatatggtgaagggaaagcagttccatcctcagtacgggaccattttaggagaaaagacgaatcttcgtctagtatgtcgtccagtggtcgctctcatggtagagataggggcagtgggaaacacaacctagacgaggtgttgaaacggctacatgtactggagcagcatgtgtttatgaaccgacaacctacagag gttgtgcaagatgaagtgatgaataaaaacaatacaactgaaaatgtttttggtgatattcaagacgacaag gtgttggaggagaggaatgactatgcggggaacaaatttgatgatgatgtgtttgatgtaaatAATTATAGTGAAGTTAAAGAGGTTCTTATAGTTACATTAATTTATCTTTTGTTTTTAGTAGATtaa